A region from the Salicibibacter cibarius genome encodes:
- a CDS encoding MFS transporter, whose protein sequence is MQEQSIQVFMEYKIAEGKESAYQAWIKGVANELTAMGAENFRWFEALEQPGLFVELFTVPSVEIYERIKDLRRSREHPRFGELANWVHKPLEQINCWAFRDRSATIEY, encoded by the coding sequence ATGCAGGAACAATCGATTCAAGTATTTATGGAATACAAGATAGCAGAAGGGAAGGAAAGCGCGTACCAAGCATGGATAAAAGGCGTAGCGAATGAATTAACCGCAATGGGTGCGGAAAATTTTCGTTGGTTTGAAGCGTTGGAGCAACCGGGGTTATTTGTGGAATTGTTTACGGTGCCCTCGGTCGAAATCTACGAGCGCATAAAAGACTTGCGAAGATCCAGGGAACATCCGCGCTTTGGCGAATTGGCAAATTGGGTGCACAAACCTCTCGAGCAAATCAACTGTTGGGCGTTTCGCGATCGCTCAGCGACGATTGAATATTAA
- the mutY gene encoding A/G-specific adenine glycosylase encodes MTSYSDRLKTFPIGEFSRRILNWYENNKRPLPWREDKDPYRIWVSEIMLQQTQVDTVKPYFENFMNKFPTPEALAEAEEAQVMKAWEGLGYYSRARNLQSAVKEVVQDYGGEIPKSPENFASLKGVGPYTKGAVMSIAYDLEEPAVDGNVMRVLARVLLIGDDIGKQRTRRQVEDDVRMLMAGTSPADFNQALMELGALVCTPKNPDCDACPVKNTCRAYQRSMVHALPVKAKKKKQQRRTMAAVVIENEKGEILVEQRPDKGLLAGMWQFPMVEATPDLQQVALNDYLKEAHQVDVELTETEQRFDHVFSHLIWDIHVFRGTAHVQAASPNGKWLTKTEAKQLAFSVSHQKIWEEQL; translated from the coding sequence ATGACAAGCTATTCAGATCGTTTAAAAACGTTCCCCATCGGGGAATTCAGTCGGCGAATATTAAATTGGTATGAAAATAATAAACGCCCGTTGCCATGGCGGGAAGATAAAGACCCCTACCGCATTTGGGTATCGGAGATCATGTTGCAACAAACACAAGTCGATACCGTAAAACCGTACTTCGAAAATTTTATGAACAAATTTCCGACCCCCGAAGCTTTAGCCGAGGCAGAGGAAGCGCAAGTTATGAAAGCGTGGGAAGGACTGGGCTATTATTCGCGCGCCCGCAATCTACAATCGGCTGTAAAAGAAGTAGTTCAAGATTATGGTGGTGAAATTCCGAAAAGCCCTGAAAACTTTGCATCACTAAAAGGGGTCGGCCCTTATACAAAAGGGGCTGTCATGAGCATTGCCTATGATCTTGAAGAGCCGGCCGTTGATGGAAACGTTATGCGGGTGCTCGCTCGCGTGCTGCTAATCGGTGATGACATTGGAAAACAACGCACACGTAGACAGGTCGAAGATGATGTGCGCATGCTTATGGCCGGCACTTCACCCGCCGATTTTAACCAAGCCTTAATGGAACTGGGAGCGTTAGTTTGCACGCCGAAAAATCCTGATTGCGACGCTTGTCCGGTGAAAAATACATGCCGCGCTTATCAACGGAGCATGGTTCACGCGTTGCCGGTGAAAGCTAAAAAGAAGAAACAGCAACGACGGACAATGGCAGCCGTGGTTATCGAAAATGAAAAAGGTGAAATTCTTGTTGAGCAACGCCCGGACAAAGGTTTGCTTGCCGGGATGTGGCAATTTCCGATGGTCGAGGCAACGCCTGATTTGCAACAGGTAGCGTTAAACGATTATTTAAAAGAGGCACATCAAGTTGATGTCGAGTTGACCGAAACGGAGCAAAGGTTTGATCACGTTTTCAGCCATCTTATCTGGGACATTCATGTTTTTCGTGGCACTGCCCATGTTCAGGCAGCAAGCCCTAACGGCAAATGGTTAACGAAAACAGAAGCAAAGCAGCTGGCGTTTTCCGTATCCCATCAAAAAATTTGGGAAGAGCAACTGTAG
- the fabL gene encoding enoyl-[acyl-carrier-protein] reductase FabL, translated as MDGGKRGITMENANKVALVTGSSRGIGRETAIRLAQDGYDVIIHYARSTKGAEETAREVEAHGSRAFIVKANISKKEKIDEMFATIEEKFGRLDVFVNNAASGVLRPAMELEENHWDWTMNINAKALLFCAQKAVSLMEKNGGGRIVSLTSIGSIRVLENYSAIGVSKAALESLTRYLAVELAGKNIRVNAVSGGVVDTDALAHFPNRDELLEESRAKTPAGRLVDRSDLSDAVMFLLSDQASMIRGQTIIVDGGISLFT; from the coding sequence ATGGATGGCGGAAAGCGAGGGATCACGATGGAAAATGCAAACAAAGTTGCGCTTGTTACAGGTTCCAGCCGCGGAATCGGACGAGAAACGGCGATCCGGCTCGCGCAAGATGGATATGACGTTATTATCCACTATGCGCGCAGCACAAAAGGGGCGGAAGAAACCGCTCGAGAGGTAGAGGCGCATGGTTCGCGAGCGTTTATTGTGAAAGCAAACATAAGCAAAAAGGAAAAAATCGATGAAATGTTCGCGACGATCGAAGAGAAATTCGGCAGACTGGATGTTTTTGTGAATAACGCGGCGTCCGGTGTTTTGCGTCCGGCAATGGAACTTGAGGAAAACCACTGGGATTGGACGATGAATATTAATGCAAAAGCTTTACTATTTTGTGCGCAAAAGGCGGTTTCGCTTATGGAAAAGAACGGAGGCGGGCGGATCGTCAGCCTAACATCCATAGGTTCTATTCGTGTCTTGGAGAATTATTCTGCCATAGGTGTCTCAAAAGCGGCGCTCGAATCGCTGACCCGTTATTTAGCGGTTGAATTGGCAGGGAAAAATATACGTGTAAATGCGGTTTCCGGAGGGGTAGTGGACACCGATGCGCTGGCGCACTTCCCGAATCGGGATGAATTATTGGAAGAATCCCGAGCGAAAACCCCGGCTGGGCGGCTCGTGGATCGTTCCGACCTTTCTGATGCAGTCATGTTTTTGTTGTCTGACCAAGCATCTATGATTCGCGGACAAACGATTATCGTAGATGGAGGGATTTCTCTTTTCACTTAA
- the tnpA gene encoding IS200/IS605 family transposase, translated as MDGYRKSSHTVYDIKYHVIWVTKYRYQVLRGDIAHRVRELIRQGCEARNITILQGSVGKDHIHLLLSCPLSIAPSKIMQYLKGRSSRLLQDEFPALKKRYWGQHLWARGYFCATVGNVTEEIIRNYIENQSTERRDDIFGIDE; from the coding sequence ATGGATGGGTATCGGAAAAGCAGTCATACGGTCTATGATATCAAGTACCACGTAATCTGGGTAACAAAATATAGATATCAAGTGTTGCGGGGAGATATCGCTCACCGTGTCAGGGAATTGATTAGACAGGGGTGCGAAGCAAGGAATATTACGATATTGCAAGGAAGCGTAGGCAAGGACCATATTCACTTGTTGTTATCATGCCCGCTGAGTATCGCCCCAAGTAAAATCATGCAATATCTCAAAGGAAGATCATCGAGATTATTGCAAGATGAATTCCCAGCTCTGAAGAAAAGGTACTGGGGGCAACACTTATGGGCAAGAGGATATTTTTGTGCCACCGTAGGAAATGTGACCGAAGAAATCATTAGAAACTATATCGAAAATCAATCAACTGAGAGAAGGGATGATATCTTCGGGATTGATGAATGA
- a CDS encoding arsenic resistance protein, with protein MGTLEKLQTFIILIAVGLGLSLGQIPIAEQYAALFVTPFLLLMLYGIFLGIPLHQIKSAFRNLTFLTANTIVNFIWTPLLAWGLGALFLADHPALWIGFIMLMVTPCTDWYLVFTGIAKGNVPLSTSVLPINLILQLLLLPVYLFIFAGTMEMVDVTTIVESVILVLTVPFVAACLTRYLLKNKKAFQKTWVPFFANGQIIFLSLAIMAMFASQGSYLFNNLELLFLLLIPILLFFIINYGIGRGISRILTFTYADAASFQLTIIARNSPISLAIALTAFPNEPLVALALVIGPLIELPLLAVISQLLLKRPPAKAGGFGHKCPRLKVAVQTEVR; from the coding sequence ATGGGGACGTTGGAAAAATTACAAACATTCATCATTTTAATTGCTGTTGGTTTGGGATTGTCACTGGGACAAATCCCGATCGCCGAACAATATGCAGCGCTTTTCGTCACACCGTTTCTTTTGCTCATGTTGTACGGCATCTTTCTGGGAATCCCTCTCCACCAAATAAAAAGCGCTTTTCGAAACCTTACGTTTTTAACTGCGAACACAATCGTCAACTTTATCTGGACACCGCTGTTGGCATGGGGATTGGGTGCTCTCTTTCTAGCTGATCACCCGGCGCTGTGGATCGGTTTTATCATGTTGATGGTGACGCCGTGCACCGACTGGTATTTGGTGTTCACAGGGATCGCGAAGGGAAATGTTCCGCTATCTACATCCGTCCTTCCGATCAATCTTATTCTGCAATTATTGCTTCTCCCCGTGTATTTGTTCATTTTCGCCGGAACGATGGAGATGGTCGATGTCACGACGATCGTGGAAAGCGTCATTCTCGTTTTAACTGTTCCTTTTGTCGCTGCTTGCCTTACACGTTATTTGTTGAAAAATAAAAAGGCGTTCCAAAAAACATGGGTTCCATTTTTCGCGAACGGCCAGATCATTTTCTTATCATTAGCGATAATGGCTATGTTCGCTTCCCAAGGCTCTTATTTATTCAATAATCTTGAACTGCTTTTTCTTTTGCTCATCCCAATTCTCCTTTTTTTCATTATTAATTATGGAATCGGGCGTGGTATCAGCCGGATTTTAACATTTACCTATGCAGATGCCGCGAGTTTCCAATTAACAATTATTGCAAGAAATTCCCCGATTTCTTTGGCGATCGCGCTCACTGCTTTTCCGAATGAGCCTTTGGTGGCGTTGGCTTTGGTCATCGGACCGCTTATTGAATTACCCTTGCTTGCTGTTATATCCCAACTGTTACTTAAACGACCACCTGCTAAAGCAGGTGGATTTGGACATAAATGTCCGCGACTGAAAGTCGCTGTTCAGACTGAAGTCCGCTGA
- a CDS encoding FUSC family protein: MKFGARIFKTGLAVVIALYAAHLLGLEPAFFAGLTAGLTIQPSIYRTYQRILHQVQANLIGAALAVIFGLAFGQEPFVIGVVVMISIAIILKLGLDSSTIPVTIVTIVIIMGNSPDDGYAMFALSRFSLIMLGVFSAFLVNLFFLPPKYENKLYDEIFATTENAARWIRLITRQDTNVQARREDLDESREKLVKLDQLYLFYKEERNYFRKTKFAKARRVVLFREMLTATRELIHVLGSLDERENDFYHLPEHMQRLVQQQMDHLTNYHGRILARYSGKVTTQMTDFMSEEADEGNESLTESFMNSYDHKELSREEWLNLLPLIAYIIEYNSQLDHLDRLVESYFTYHQEDDH, translated from the coding sequence ATGAAATTTGGCGCCCGTATATTTAAGACGGGATTGGCTGTTGTAATCGCCCTTTATGCCGCCCATTTACTTGGGTTGGAGCCTGCGTTTTTTGCAGGATTAACCGCAGGGTTGACGATTCAACCATCCATTTACCGTACGTATCAAAGAATTCTTCATCAAGTACAAGCAAATCTGATCGGGGCTGCTTTGGCAGTTATTTTCGGACTCGCCTTTGGACAGGAGCCTTTCGTGATCGGTGTTGTAGTTATGATCTCGATCGCCATTATATTAAAGCTCGGCCTGGATTCATCCACGATACCGGTCACAATTGTAACGATTGTGATCATTATGGGGAACAGCCCCGATGACGGATACGCCATGTTCGCCTTGTCCCGTTTTTCTCTGATTATGCTCGGGGTCTTTTCTGCTTTTCTCGTGAACTTGTTTTTCTTGCCGCCAAAGTATGAAAATAAACTGTACGACGAGATTTTCGCTACAACGGAGAACGCCGCCCGTTGGATCCGGTTAATCACACGCCAGGACACAAATGTTCAAGCAAGGCGGGAAGACTTGGATGAATCACGTGAAAAGCTTGTGAAATTGGACCAACTTTATTTATTTTACAAAGAAGAACGCAATTATTTCAGGAAAACCAAATTTGCAAAAGCAAGGAGAGTTGTCCTTTTTCGGGAGATGTTGACAGCCACAAGGGAACTCATCCATGTACTCGGTTCCCTCGATGAGCGAGAAAACGATTTTTATCACCTTCCCGAACATATGCAACGGCTTGTCCAACAGCAGATGGATCACCTTACCAATTACCACGGGCGTATTTTGGCGCGTTATTCCGGTAAAGTAACGACGCAAATGACTGATTTTATGAGTGAAGAAGCGGATGAAGGCAATGAGTCGTTAACAGAGTCATTTATGAATTCGTATGATCATAAGGAACTCAGCCGAGAAGAATGGCTGAACCTTCTTCCGCTCATCGCTTACATTATCGAATATAATTCGCAACTGGACCACTTGGATCGACTGGTGGAAAGTTATTTCACTTACCACCAGGAAGATGATCATTGA
- a CDS encoding GTPase family protein: MHDDEQKEYLEEPLRLFRKKIIPKLPSNIQKRVIGEVERLEELFVDSRPPRFAIIGRRGAGKSTLVNAIFQAPVAEVGAVTAETERGAWHTYKNTSQKAVMEVLDTRGFGEGDETRFTQTEEDVWQEALSSRYPDAILFLVKAKEVDARVTEDIEQLKKLREIIKKKHDYLPPVIGIVTQVDELDPVYDTDPPFDEEKVANIEHASDHMEHMLKKHLPEVTGILPVCAYTAFKNGEMVYDRRWNIDELIDFLLEQLPGSTWMQWARITQAKTIQIRIAKTIGKSASAITGGVGAQPIPLADLPVITGIQMSMIAGIAYVSGRKLDRKSMAEFLGAIGANVGTAFAFRQLARSLSKVTFPVAGHAISGTLAATATWGLCKAAILYFIEKRPVHEAKEAYKNQSEPPTD; the protein is encoded by the coding sequence ATGCATGATGACGAACAGAAAGAATATTTGGAGGAGCCGTTACGCTTATTCCGAAAAAAAATCATTCCAAAATTGCCTTCGAATATCCAAAAACGTGTCATTGGAGAGGTGGAGCGGCTCGAAGAACTGTTTGTCGATTCGCGGCCCCCTCGTTTTGCCATCATCGGAAGGCGGGGCGCGGGCAAATCAACGCTCGTGAATGCCATTTTCCAAGCGCCGGTAGCTGAGGTCGGCGCGGTTACCGCGGAAACCGAACGGGGGGCTTGGCATACTTACAAAAACACCTCGCAAAAAGCCGTTATGGAGGTGTTGGATACACGTGGTTTCGGAGAAGGGGATGAAACACGCTTTACCCAAACGGAAGAAGATGTTTGGCAAGAAGCACTTTCTTCCCGCTATCCCGATGCTATTTTATTCCTCGTGAAAGCAAAAGAAGTAGATGCCCGTGTTACTGAAGATATTGAGCAGTTAAAAAAACTTCGGGAAATCATTAAAAAGAAACATGATTATCTGCCTCCGGTGATCGGCATTGTCACCCAAGTAGATGAGCTTGACCCGGTTTATGATACCGATCCTCCCTTTGATGAAGAAAAAGTTGCCAACATTGAACACGCGAGCGACCATATGGAACATATGTTAAAGAAGCATTTGCCCGAAGTTACCGGCATTCTTCCGGTTTGTGCTTATACTGCGTTTAAAAACGGGGAAATGGTCTATGACCGACGTTGGAACATTGATGAGCTGATCGATTTTTTGCTCGAACAGCTGCCGGGGAGCACATGGATGCAATGGGCACGCATTACCCAGGCGAAAACGATTCAAATCCGAATTGCCAAAACGATCGGTAAAAGTGCATCCGCGATCACCGGCGGCGTTGGCGCCCAACCGATTCCATTGGCAGACTTGCCGGTCATTACCGGCATACAAATGTCCATGATCGCCGGCATTGCTTACGTGTCGGGGAGGAAGTTGGACAGAAAATCGATGGCCGAATTTTTGGGCGCGATAGGCGCTAATGTTGGTACCGCTTTTGCGTTTCGCCAGTTAGCAAGGTCTTTAAGCAAAGTGACGTTTCCGGTCGCCGGCCATGCCATCTCCGGAACATTGGCGGCAACGGCTACATGGGGGTTATGTAAAGCCGCCATCCTTTACTTCATTGAGAAGCGCCCGGTTCATGAAGCAAAAGAAGCTTATAAAAACCAATCGGAACCACCAACTGATTAA
- a CDS encoding glutamate-1-semialdehyde 2,1-aminomutase — translation MNIQHSKELYKEAESHLVGGVNSPSRAFKGVSGGTPVFMEKGEGAYLYDVDGNAYIDYIGGYGPIITGHAHPHITKAITNAAQSGVLYGTPTALENNFAKKLKAAIPSLEKVRFVNSGTEAVMTTVRVARAYTGRDKIIKFAGCYHGHSDPVLVAAGSGPATLGSPDSAGVTSNTAKEIITVPFNDIESYREALESFGDDIAAVLVEPIVGNFGIVEPEPGFLEKVNEITHDAGALVIYDEVISAFRFHYGAAQDLLGVYPDLTAMGKIIGGGLPIGAYGGKASIMEEVAPLGPAYQAGTMAGNPASMSAGIACLEVLEDKQLYDKLETLGEKLENGLQNIANNVQVPVQINRKIGALTLYFTSQPVKNYDDADATNGTHFSTFFHSMLEQGIHLAPSKFEAWFLTSAHKEEDITATLDAAETAFQAIKKG, via the coding sequence ATGAACATTCAACACTCTAAAGAATTATATAAAGAAGCCGAGAGCCATCTCGTTGGCGGGGTGAACAGTCCTTCACGCGCCTTCAAAGGCGTTTCCGGGGGTACGCCTGTGTTTATGGAAAAAGGGGAAGGCGCGTATCTTTATGATGTGGACGGAAACGCCTATATTGATTATATTGGCGGTTATGGACCAATCATTACCGGACATGCCCACCCACACATTACAAAAGCCATCACCAACGCGGCGCAATCCGGTGTCCTTTATGGCACACCAACTGCTTTGGAAAACAATTTTGCGAAGAAATTAAAGGCTGCTATCCCTTCCCTAGAAAAGGTACGCTTCGTCAACTCCGGCACAGAAGCCGTAATGACGACCGTCCGTGTTGCACGCGCCTATACAGGACGGGATAAAATCATTAAATTTGCCGGATGCTATCACGGACATTCCGATCCGGTTCTCGTCGCTGCCGGATCGGGCCCCGCAACATTAGGATCTCCGGATTCGGCCGGTGTTACGAGTAATACGGCAAAAGAAATCATCACAGTGCCTTTTAATGATATTGAAAGTTATCGAGAAGCACTTGAATCTTTCGGCGATGACATTGCAGCTGTTCTCGTTGAACCGATTGTCGGCAATTTCGGCATTGTGGAACCTGAACCCGGTTTTCTCGAAAAAGTGAACGAAATAACACATGATGCCGGAGCGCTCGTTATTTACGATGAAGTAATTTCGGCCTTCCGCTTTCACTATGGAGCAGCTCAAGATCTTCTCGGTGTTTATCCCGATTTAACCGCGATGGGAAAAATTATCGGCGGTGGATTACCGATCGGCGCTTACGGGGGGAAAGCGAGCATCATGGAAGAGGTAGCACCATTGGGACCGGCCTATCAAGCAGGAACAATGGCAGGAAATCCCGCCTCCATGAGTGCAGGTATCGCTTGCCTCGAAGTACTGGAGGACAAGCAATTATATGATAAACTGGAAACACTCGGGGAAAAACTTGAAAACGGATTACAAAACATCGCGAACAACGTTCAAGTTCCCGTACAGATCAATCGTAAAATAGGGGCGTTGACGTTGTATTTCACCTCGCAACCTGTGAAAAACTATGACGATGCAGATGCCACAAACGGCACGCATTTTTCGACGTTTTTTCACTCCATGTTGGAACAAGGCATTCACCTTGCTCCCTCCAAGTTCGAAGCTTGGTTTTTGACGAGCGCGCATAAAGAAGAAGATATTACCGCAACCCTCGATGCGGCTGAAACCGCTTTTCAAGCAATTAAGAAGGGATGA
- the bcp gene encoding thioredoxin-dependent thiol peroxidase: MDLTDKQAPDFTLQANDGSEVTLSDYRGQTVVLYFYPKDMTPGCTTQACDFRDAIPDLQAEDVVVLGVSPDPIEKHEKFATKHELPFLLLSDPEQYAANKYGVWQLKKNFGKESMGIVRSTFVIDPDGIVTKEWRKVRVDGHVDEVRAYLAEKSEA, encoded by the coding sequence GTGGACCTGACAGACAAGCAAGCCCCCGATTTTACATTGCAAGCAAACGACGGCTCGGAAGTGACGTTAAGCGATTATCGGGGACAAACGGTTGTATTGTATTTTTACCCGAAAGACATGACCCCGGGATGTACGACGCAAGCATGTGATTTTCGGGATGCAATTCCCGATCTGCAAGCAGAGGATGTCGTCGTTCTTGGCGTTAGTCCGGACCCGATAGAGAAACATGAAAAATTTGCAACCAAACATGAACTCCCGTTTTTGCTGTTGTCCGACCCGGAACAATATGCAGCGAATAAATACGGGGTATGGCAATTAAAAAAGAACTTCGGGAAAGAATCCATGGGGATTGTTCGCTCTACATTTGTGATCGATCCGGACGGGATTGTCACGAAAGAATGGCGAAAAGTTCGTGTGGATGGCCATGTCGACGAAGTCCGTGCTTATTTGGCGGAAAAAAGCGAAGCGTAG
- a CDS encoding cyclic-di-AMP receptor yields the protein MHLFVCIVNDVYRDHMESRLQNEGFRITELASSGGFRRKGNTTFLIGCNERDIEQLKSSMKDACLQLEKKKKIEGRHRYRYTSFMLNTSEGEDWLSLYNQ from the coding sequence ATGCATTTATTCGTATGCATTGTCAATGATGTATATCGGGATCATATGGAAAGCAGGTTGCAAAATGAGGGTTTTCGCATTACGGAATTGGCGAGTAGCGGAGGTTTCCGGCGCAAGGGCAATACAACGTTTTTAATCGGTTGTAATGAACGGGATATCGAGCAATTGAAGAGCTCCATGAAAGACGCTTGCCTCCAATTGGAAAAGAAAAAGAAAATCGAAGGGCGCCATCGCTATCGTTATACGTCTTTTATGTTAAACACATCTGAAGGAGAAGACTGGTTGTCTCTATATAATCAATGA
- the perR gene encoding peroxide-responsive transcriptional repressor PerR, whose amino-acid sequence MENENLQKAVESLKVAKVRMTPQRHAILEFMFETMSHPTADEIYKALEEKFPNMSVATVYNNLRVFKEVGIVNELTYGDSSSRFDAATDTHYHIICKDCGKIVDFHYPVLDEVETLAEHVTNFQVDSHRMEIYGKCPSCTTKEPVRA is encoded by the coding sequence ATGGAGAATGAAAATCTTCAAAAAGCGGTTGAATCGTTAAAAGTAGCCAAAGTTCGAATGACGCCGCAACGTCATGCGATTTTAGAATTTATGTTTGAAACCATGAGTCACCCTACTGCGGATGAAATTTATAAAGCGCTTGAGGAAAAATTTCCGAATATGAGCGTTGCGACGGTATATAATAACCTTCGTGTATTTAAGGAAGTCGGGATTGTTAATGAATTGACATACGGCGATTCCTCCAGTCGTTTCGACGCGGCGACGGATACCCATTACCACATTATATGTAAAGACTGCGGGAAGATCGTAGATTTTCATTATCCTGTCTTGGATGAAGTGGAAACGTTAGCAGAGCATGTAACGAATTTTCAAGTGGACTCCCATCGTATGGAGATATACGGAAAATGCCCGTCGTGCACGACTAAAGAGCCGGTTCGCGCATAA
- a CDS encoding DUF2614 family zinc ribbon-containing protein codes for MALIFIGIFIMYIAIFVFSNSPILMSIAMVIGFLSVISSSLVYLWIGMKSTKTVQVICPNCEKQTKILGRVDACMHCDEPLTLDPKLEGKELDARYNRKNFQQ; via the coding sequence ATGGCTTTAATATTCATCGGTATCTTCATTATGTATATTGCCATCTTCGTATTTAGCAACAGCCCCATCCTCATGTCCATCGCGATGGTCATCGGATTTTTATCCGTGATATCCAGCTCTCTCGTTTATTTGTGGATCGGAATGAAATCAACGAAAACCGTCCAAGTCATATGCCCCAACTGTGAAAAGCAAACGAAAATACTGGGACGCGTTGATGCATGCATGCACTGTGATGAACCGTTGACGCTTGACCCAAAACTGGAAGGAAAAGAGTTGGATGCGCGTTATAATCGCAAAAACTTCCAACAATAA